The following coding sequences are from one Ornithodoros turicata isolate Travis chromosome 1, ASM3712646v1, whole genome shotgun sequence window:
- the LOC135400519 gene encoding kappaPI-stichotoxin-Shd2a-like isoform X2: MRNTILFAFLVLHISCLAFAWDPEICAGPEPEGYCADSPRLFDTLEDCKERCMNMSPRELCKLPHTRGKECYQAIRMYYYNPRLRRCVQFYYGGCNGTPNRFVTIERCQKFCGR, translated from the exons ATGCGCAACACAATCCTCTTTGCATTTCTTGTGCTGCACATCTCCTGTTTGGCGTTCGCAT GGGACCCGGAAATCTGCGCCGGCCCTGAACCCGAAG GGTACTGCGCGGATTCTCCCAGGCTCTTTGATACCCTCGAAGATTGCAAGGAACGTTGCATGA ATATGAGTCCACGAGAGCTGTGCAAGCTCCCCCACACGAGAGGAAAAGAATGCTATCAGGCCATCCGAATGTATTACTACAATCCCAGACTGAGGCGTTGCGTGCAGTTCTACTATGGTGGATGTAACGGCACGCCAAACCGATTCGTGACCATCGAGAGGTGCCAAAAGTTCTGCGGAC GATGA
- the LOC135400519 gene encoding BPTI/Kunitz domain-containing protein-like isoform X1 translates to MRNTILFAFLVLHISCLAFAWDPEICAGPEPEGEPCFDETPRYYYSYKYNACRRFYPGYCADSPRLFDTLEDCKERCMNMSPRELCKLPHTRGKECYQAIRMYYYNPRLRRCVQFYYGGCNGTPNRFVTIERCQKFCGR, encoded by the exons ATGCGCAACACAATCCTCTTTGCATTTCTTGTGCTGCACATCTCCTGTTTGGCGTTCGCAT GGGACCCGGAAATCTGCGCCGGCCCTGAACCCGAAGGTGAACCCTGTTTCGACGAAACTCCGAGATATTATTACAGCTACAAGTACAACGCGTGCCGCCGTTTCTACCCAGGGTACTGCGCGGATTCTCCCAGGCTCTTTGATACCCTCGAAGATTGCAAGGAACGTTGCATGA ATATGAGTCCACGAGAGCTGTGCAAGCTCCCCCACACGAGAGGAAAAGAATGCTATCAGGCCATCCGAATGTATTACTACAATCCCAGACTGAGGCGTTGCGTGCAGTTCTACTATGGTGGATGTAACGGCACGCCAAACCGATTCGTGACCATCGAGAGGTGCCAAAAGTTCTGCGGAC GATGA
- the LOC135400513 gene encoding BPTI/Kunitz domain-containing protein-like, whose protein sequence is MKHFMMIVCFFIAFLNLWDARKAGVQAKSRTNVELCKLLHTQAGKACKARIPMYTYNATLGHCEGFFYGGCHGTANRFKTLEECVRRCPTRSGVNVCSLPRTSQQVNEGICSLWFFVHNYNSQNGRCERFMSPSCFRTVNSFKTEADCKDRCHSSLSRRS, encoded by the exons ATGAAACATTTCATGATGATAGTGTGTTTCTTCATTGCATTTTTGAACTTGTGGGACGCTAGGAAAGCAGGCGTTCAGGCAAAAT CCCGGACCAACGTAGAACTGTGTAAACTCCTGCACACACAAGCCGGAAAGGCCTGCAAGGCACGCATACCCATGTACACGTACAACGCCACCCTGGGGCACTGCGAAGGATTTTTCTACGGAGGTTGCCACGGCACGGCAAATCGTTTCAAGACCCTCGAAGAATGCGTGCGACGCTGTCCCA CACGAAGTGGTGTGAACGTCTGTAGCTTGCCACGGACATCACAGCAAGTGAACGAGGGCATCTGCTCCTTATGGTTCTTCGTGCACAACTACAACAGTCAAAACGGGCGCTGCGAGCGATTCATGTCTCCGTCCTGTTTCCGTACCGTGAACAGCTTCAAGACAGAAGCGGACTGCAAAGACCGATGTCACT CATCACTTTCAAGACGGAGCTAG